A window of Chryseobacterium sp. IHB B 17019 genomic DNA:
ATTGGTGTGTGATAAATAATATAATCTGCCCAAACGAACTTCTGAACTTCTTCATTTTTATTATAACCTTCATCAACATTTGTGATTTTAACTTCTACATTTTCAAACTTCTTCAAGACTTCCATTGTGTTTTCTGTAATGGTTTGATTATATTTTCCGCCGGAATGCCCGAAGTTTTGTCCACCGTTGATTATTAATACTTTTTTCATTGTTTTTATGATTGTTTAAATTTTACAATGCAAAGTTATGTTCGATTATTGTATAATAAAAATTATATAAATTATAGTTTTGTATTATAATTATGATAGTAAAAGTGTCGGTTTTTAAAAACTTACTCCTACCTTTGTGAAGTGAAATTGACAATTAAATTTGCTTTATCAATTTCTCTCGATTTTAAAAATTGACAATCGACAGCAAGCAAATTCACTATTCATAGTAGAAATTATGGTTAATTTAGAATGGTACCGAACTTTCAAAGCGATTTATAAAACCGGAACACTGACCGGAGCGGCGGATTCCCTGTTTATTTCACAGCCGGGCGTGAGTTTACATTTAAGTTCGCTTGAAGCTTATGTGGGATATAAATTATTCGACAGAACGGGAAGGAAAATGATCCCGACGGAAAGGGGAAAAGTCTTATTTAATGCTGTTTCTGAACCTTTATCGAAACTTGAAGATGCTGAGAAAAATTTTCAGAAATCTACTGAAAAACATACTCCAACGATAAGTGTGGGAATGTGTTTTGAAACTTTTCAAACAACTTTGGAACAATATGTTTCTACTTTAGATTTTAATTTAATTATCAGTTTCGGGGAATATCCGGAAATGCTGGATCAGCTGGATAAAGGAATTTTAGATTTAATTATTACACCCAAAAAAGGGACTTCACCTAATATTTTACATGAAGCATTTTCTTCGGAACAGATTATTTTGGTGGGTGGAAAAGATGTTGATACACAAGATTTTGAAGAAACTTTAAAAGCCAAAGGTATAGAGCACGCTGAGGAATGGCTGAAACAGGAAAAATGGTATGGAACTACGGGCGATATGGAGCATCTTTTCCAATTCTGGATTCTGAATTTTGGACATAAACCTAATTTCCGTCCGAATTATATTGTTCCGAACTTAAACTCAATCATCCGTTGCCTGAAAGGCGGAACCGGATTGGCTGTCGTTCCTGATTTTTTATGCAAAAATGAAATCGAAAACGGGGAAATAAAATTAATCTGGGAAGGTGAAAAAACATTGGAAAATACACTGTATTTCGGATGTAGAAAGAAGACCAATTATGTGGATGAAATTGATCATATTAAAAGTCTTTTCAGAAAAATGATGAGTAAGGAAGAGGACCAGAAGTTAGAGATTAGAAATTAGTATAAAAATTTTATCGAAATTTGTTAGATACTTAATTAAATAAAATAAGCAATTATGCAACAAAAAACATACACAGGACAGCCTGTAATTACATTAAATAACGGAGTGAATATTCCGGCTTTGGGCTTTGGAGTTTGGCAGATGGAAGATTTGAAAGAGTGCGAAAATGCAGTAATCAAAGCCATTGAGACAGGGTATAGGATGATTGACACTGCTGCTATTTACCTTAATGAAACAGCAGTTGGAAACGCAATCAAAAACAGTGGAGTAAACAGAGACGAATTGTTCATCACATCAAAACTTTGGGTTCAGGATGCAAGCTATGAAAAGGCAAAAAGTGCTTTCCAGAGAACGCTTGACAGGTTGCAACTGGATTATCTTGATATGTACCTTATTCACTGGCCTTATGGGGATTTTATAGGCGCGTGGAAAGCGATGGAGGAGCTTTATCAAGAAGGTAAAATCAAGGCAATAGGGGTTTGTAATTTTACAGTTGAAAAATTGGAAGAATTAAAGGCAAATTCAACAGTTCTTCCTGTTATCAATCAAATCGAGCTGCATCCGATTTTCCAGCAAAAAGAACTGCAGGTTTACAATAGGGAAAATAATATTGTGACTCAACCCTGGAGTCCGCTTGGGAACGGAAATGCGGGACTTTTAGAGAATGAAGAATTAAAAAATATCGCAGAAAAACATGGTAAAACAGTAGCCCAAGTCATCCTGAGATGGCATTTGCAGGAAGGTTTCTGTGTGATTCCAAAGTCTGTGACACCTTCCAGAATCGAAGAAAATTTCAATGTTTTTGATTTTGAACTGGCAGAAAATGAAATGAATGTTGTCCGTTCTTTAGACACAGGAAAAAGATTGTTTTTTGATCCGAAAGATCCGGCTTGGGAACAGAAAATGTTAAATGCTGTGGCAGATATTTAAGTGAAAAAATTATAAATAATTAAGAAGCAGTAGTTTATTGCTTCTTTTTTTTGTGAATCAATTAAAAATTTACAAAATAAAATTTAACTTTACTATTCCAAACCATAAAAATTGATACCATGTCAAAAGAAGAGAAGAAACCAACAGAAAGTGCCGTTCCTGAAGATATCAACGAGCCAACTACCGAGGGAATAAACAACTTAATGGATGTTCCCGAGCATCCAACATTCGGGCATGGCGGCATTTATCGGGACGCAATACACTCTACAGGCATTCTATATCAGAATGCGATAAGCGACCAAAACCAGCAGAATATTCTGGGACAGGCTGCGACTGTACAGGGAGTGATACAGATTTACAGTCTGGATACCACCGCCAATACTACACCAACGCATCATCCCGAAAACAGCGTAGAACCTACTCATGGTGAATACAATCATCATGACAAAGACAAAAAATAAGCAAAAACTCCTTTCAATTCGAAAGGAGTTTTTTATGATAAAATTTATTTGGTCAAGTCCAGTCCGCCAAAATTTCCGGAGCTCATCATCATGTAAACTCCCTGGGCTTTGTTCAGCGTATTCCAGTAAGCATGAAGCTCTTCAGCGTTTGTGAAAACCCTTAGATTTTCATTTTTGAATTTTTCTTTAATCAGATCTGGAGAAATAGGCTCCATTCTTTTGATTTTCAGAGCATCTTCGGAATAGAAAACAACGGCTTCATCCAAGCCATCCATGGCGTGGTCATATTGTTCCAAAAATACAGGATTTAAGCTTGAATAGGTATGAAGCTCAAGGAAACCGTATTTTTTTTCGTTTTTAAATTGTTCGCAAAAAGCTTTCACAGCAGCTTTTACCTTACTCGGAGCATGGGCAAAATCTTTATAAAGAACCCCTTTATCTTCTCTTTCAACCTTTTCGAGACGTTTTGAAGCGCCTTTGAAACTCATGATCGCCTCATAGAAATCTTCATCCATAATCCCCAAAGTGTGGCAGATATGTCTTGCACCTTCAAGGTTTAATAAATTATGAGCTCCAAATACGGAAAGAGGAATATCTCCCATTCCAGTTTTTAAATGAACTTTTCCGTTGCTGATATCATATTCCGGAGTTTTGTAAGGGATTTTTCTGAAATAATTTTCAGCATTTTCCACTACTTTTACTACTTCGGCATCTTCTTCATTATAAACTAAAACGCCGCCCGGAGTAATGCTTGCCACAAACTTTCTGAACTGCTCGATATAATCATCAAACGTTTTAAAAACGTTGATGTGATCCCAGGCAATTCCACTTAGCAAAGCGATATTTGGCTGATAGAGTAAAAATTTTGAGCGAAGATCAATAGGAGAGGAAAGGTATTCATCACCCTCCAATACCATAAAATCATTATCCTGAGTCAGTTTTACCATACAGTCGAAACCTTCCAATTGTGCTCCCACCATGAAATCTACGTCTTTCTGATGGAAATTCAACACGTGAAGAATCATTGATGTAATCGTAGTTTTCCCGTGAGAACCTGCGATAACAACTCTGGTTTTAGTTTTAGACTGTTCGTATAAAAATTCGGGATAAGAATATATTTTTAAACCCAATTCCTTAGCTTTTGCTAATTCAGGATTGTCCTGATGAGCGTGCATTCCGAGAATTACAGCGTCAATATCCGGAGTGATCTTTTCAGGAAACCAGCCCATTTCTTCGGGTAAAATTCCTTTTTTTTCCAATCTGGATTTTGACGGTTCAAAGATAGCATCATCCGAACCTGTTACCTGATATCCTTTATCTTTTAATGCAATGGCAAGGTTATGCATGGCGCTTCCGCCGATAGCAATGAAATGGGTCTTCAACTTGTCTACTGTTTTTTTACATTATTATTAATGATCTCCTGAAAGGCATCCGTAATGTTCGTCCAATTGCTTTTATAATTGGTCATTATAGAACTTGCATCTGTTTTGCTGCCTTCATTCGGACCTTTTTTTACATTAATAGAAGTCGCTACATTATCATAGATCTTTTGGTGATCTTCCTGTATTCTTCTGAAATTGTTTTGGGAAAGCGTATTATCCAGTTTTTTCAGATCTTCGTCTGAGATCTTAAAATCCTGCTTATGCTTTTTTCCATGGCCTTCGAAAGAATAATGTGCATTATTACCTTTGATCAGTAAATTTTCATAAATGGGAGCATAGCCTCCGCTTTTAGAATAACTGATGTCAAACTCCGAATATACTTTCTGGCTGTTGCACGAAACTAATACTATGATTGCGAATAAGAGCCCTATTATTCTTTTCATAATTTTTAATTTACTTTAATTATCTGAATCCTTTTGTTCTAATTTTTTAGCTTTAAGTTCTTCATCATAATTGTGCAGTAAATTGAAATCTTCCGTCTGCTCAATGGCAGTCATGATTTTCAACAAAATTTCATGTGCGTTTTCTTTGTCGTAATCAATATCAAGAGGTGCTTTGAACTCCATGGTAGGTTTTACGCCTGTTACCTTTACACGGAGGCCTTTTTTATCAAATGCCCTTCGGAATCCGTTGATTTTTATCGGAATTACGATCGGGCGCTGATTTTTTACAAGCTTCGCCGTTCCTCTTCTTCCTTGTGCAAAAGCGGAGGTAGTTCCTTGAGGGAAAGTAGCTACCCAGCCATTGTCTAAGGCTTTCATAATATTATCCACCTCATTCAGGTCTACCATTCTGTTGACATTCTTGCCTTCAGCTCTCCATGTTCTTTTTACCGTAACAGCGCCTGCAATTTTAAAAATTTTCGGAAGAATACCTTTATTCATGGTTTCTTCGGCTGCTACATAGTAAAAATCGATCTTTGGATTTAGCAGGTAGATCGGGTTTTTAATGGTGTCCAAATATCCGTTGTTTACAGCGCAGAATGCGTGATACATTGCTGCTACATCTGCAAAATAGGTCTGATGGTTTGATACGAACAACACGTTGGAATCCGGAAGATCCACAAGGTGCTCGGTACCGGTAATTTTCAATTTATTAAAGCCATTGAATCTTCTGTAAGACACAATACCCAAAATAAAAATAATAAACCTCTTTAAAAAATAAGGTGTCCCGAATGCATCGGTAAAAATATTTTTCTTCGCCATCTCTCAATTAAACACGGTAGTGCAAAGTTACATATTTTTCAGCAACTGGCTGAATTCGCTTAATATCATTGCTGTAGCGCCCCAGATGATGTATCCATTGAAATTAATTACAGGAACTTCCTTCCCTCCGGCACTTGGTAACGCCATTATTTCGGGCTTATCGGGAAGATTAAGGAAAGAAGTGATGGGAAATTCTATGATTTCCACAGCTTCACTTTGCTGCAAAATAAATTCAGGGTTCCTTTTGGTATATGAAATATAGGTATAAACGTAAAAATTGCTTGGCGGAATGTAGATGGGTGACATTTCCCTGATTATTCTTACATAATCCTTGTCGATCCCAATTTCCTCCGAAGTCTCCCGGATAGCAGTTTCTGCAAAATCCTGATCCATTTCTTCACGCTTTCCTCCGGGTAGGGAAATTTGTCCGCTGTGTCTGTCGTGCTCATTAATTGTCCTTTGAATTAATGGAAAATGCCATTCATCATTTTTTAAATATAAAACAATGTTTACAGCGGCAAATTTTGGATTGTT
This region includes:
- a CDS encoding RebB family R body protein, which gives rise to MSKEEKKPTESAVPEDINEPTTEGINNLMDVPEHPTFGHGGIYRDAIHSTGILYQNAISDQNQQNILGQAATVQGVIQIYSLDTTANTTPTHHPENSVEPTHGEYNHHDKDKK
- a CDS encoding aldo/keto reductase, with amino-acid sequence MQQKTYTGQPVITLNNGVNIPALGFGVWQMEDLKECENAVIKAIETGYRMIDTAAIYLNETAVGNAIKNSGVNRDELFITSKLWVQDASYEKAKSAFQRTLDRLQLDYLDMYLIHWPYGDFIGAWKAMEELYQEGKIKAIGVCNFTVEKLEELKANSTVLPVINQIELHPIFQQKELQVYNRENNIVTQPWSPLGNGNAGLLENEELKNIAEKHGKTVAQVILRWHLQEGFCVIPKSVTPSRIEENFNVFDFELAENEMNVVRSLDTGKRLFFDPKDPAWEQKMLNAVADI
- a CDS encoding lysophospholipid acyltransferase family protein, whose protein sequence is MAKKNIFTDAFGTPYFLKRFIIFILGIVSYRRFNGFNKLKITGTEHLVDLPDSNVLFVSNHQTYFADVAAMYHAFCAVNNGYLDTIKNPIYLLNPKIDFYYVAAEETMNKGILPKIFKIAGAVTVKRTWRAEGKNVNRMVDLNEVDNIMKALDNGWVATFPQGTTSAFAQGRRGTAKLVKNQRPIVIPIKINGFRRAFDKKGLRVKVTGVKPTMEFKAPLDIDYDKENAHEILLKIMTAIEQTEDFNLLHNYDEELKAKKLEQKDSDN
- a CDS encoding NUDIX hydrolase — translated: MSFGKDLLGKIKSIELPGENAHGIFSPPYRPVFTYEEVLANNPKFAAVNIVLYLKNDEWHFPLIQRTINEHDRHSGQISLPGGKREEMDQDFAETAIRETSEEIGIDKDYVRIIREMSPIYIPPSNFYVYTYISYTKRNPEFILQQSEAVEIIEFPITSFLNLPDKPEIMALPSAGGKEVPVINFNGYIIWGATAMILSEFSQLLKNM
- a CDS encoding UDP-N-acetylmuramate--L-alanine ligase, with the translated sequence MKTHFIAIGGSAMHNLAIALKDKGYQVTGSDDAIFEPSKSRLEKKGILPEEMGWFPEKITPDIDAVILGMHAHQDNPELAKAKELGLKIYSYPEFLYEQSKTKTRVVIAGSHGKTTITSMILHVLNFHQKDVDFMVGAQLEGFDCMVKLTQDNDFMVLEGDEYLSSPIDLRSKFLLYQPNIALLSGIAWDHINVFKTFDDYIEQFRKFVASITPGGVLVYNEEDAEVVKVVENAENYFRKIPYKTPEYDISNGKVHLKTGMGDIPLSVFGAHNLLNLEGARHICHTLGIMDEDFYEAIMSFKGASKRLEKVEREDKGVLYKDFAHAPSKVKAAVKAFCEQFKNEKKYGFLELHTYSSLNPVFLEQYDHAMDGLDEAVVFYSEDALKIKRMEPISPDLIKEKFKNENLRVFTNAEELHAYWNTLNKAQGVYMMMSSGNFGGLDLTK
- a CDS encoding LysR family transcriptional regulator produces the protein MVNLEWYRTFKAIYKTGTLTGAADSLFISQPGVSLHLSSLEAYVGYKLFDRTGRKMIPTERGKVLFNAVSEPLSKLEDAEKNFQKSTEKHTPTISVGMCFETFQTTLEQYVSTLDFNLIISFGEYPEMLDQLDKGILDLIITPKKGTSPNILHEAFSSEQIILVGGKDVDTQDFEETLKAKGIEHAEEWLKQEKWYGTTGDMEHLFQFWILNFGHKPNFRPNYIVPNLNSIIRCLKGGTGLAVVPDFLCKNEIENGEIKLIWEGEKTLENTLYFGCRKKTNYVDEIDHIKSLFRKMMSKEEDQKLEIRN